A genomic segment from Bradyrhizobium sp. CB1015 encodes:
- a CDS encoding LysR family transcriptional regulator gives MDRLDAMKVFVLAVDEGSLAAAGRQLGRSPAAVSRAIAFLEERVGAELLYRTTRSIKLSEEGERYVAICRRVLTELEEAEDIAAGPRTAPRGLLTITAPVVSGEMVLRPILDAFLDAYPTVSAKLLLFDRAVNLIEEGVDIALRIGPLADSAMVAMRVGGISRVVVAAPRYLKQHPRITEPGDLAKHQIVAMAHLPNSWTFAPQAGSSAPRTVQFTPRLVVNSTYAAVASAVAGRGVARMYSYQVAEQVARGELEIVLAGDNDPEMPAHLICPQGRLSVPKVRAFTDFAVPRLKKHFAQLKKSLAAR, from the coding sequence ATGGATCGTCTGGACGCGATGAAGGTGTTCGTCCTTGCGGTGGACGAGGGTAGCCTCGCTGCCGCAGGACGCCAGCTCGGCCGCTCGCCGGCGGCGGTGAGCCGCGCCATCGCCTTTCTGGAAGAGCGGGTCGGCGCCGAGCTGCTGTACCGAACGACACGCTCGATCAAGCTGAGCGAGGAGGGCGAGCGCTATGTCGCGATCTGCCGCCGCGTGCTCACCGAGCTGGAGGAAGCCGAGGACATCGCGGCCGGACCGCGCACGGCACCGCGTGGTCTGCTCACGATCACCGCTCCGGTGGTGTCGGGAGAGATGGTGCTGCGGCCGATCCTCGACGCGTTTCTCGACGCCTATCCGACCGTGTCGGCAAAACTCCTGCTGTTCGACCGTGCGGTCAATCTGATCGAGGAAGGCGTCGATATCGCGCTTCGCATCGGTCCGCTGGCGGATTCGGCGATGGTGGCGATGCGGGTCGGCGGGATCAGCCGCGTCGTGGTGGCCGCTCCCCGCTACCTGAAACAGCATCCGCGCATCACTGAGCCGGGTGATCTCGCCAAGCACCAGATCGTCGCGATGGCGCATCTGCCGAATTCCTGGACCTTTGCGCCGCAGGCGGGCTCGTCGGCGCCGCGCACGGTGCAGTTCACGCCTCGGCTTGTCGTCAACAGCACTTATGCAGCCGTGGCCTCCGCGGTCGCCGGGCGCGGGGTGGCAAGGATGTATTCGTATCAAGTGGCCGAGCAGGTCGCGCGCGGCGAGCTCGAGATCGTGCTTGCCGGCGACAACGATCCGGAGATGCCTGCGCATCTGATCTGTCCGCAGGGCCGGCTCTCGGTACCGAAGGTGCGCGCCTTCACCGACTTTGCCGTTCCGCGGCTGAAGAAGCATTTTGCGCAGCTCAAGAAGAGCCTCGCTGCGCGCTAG
- a CDS encoding SDR family NAD(P)-dependent oxidoreductase, whose product MGIEQKVAIITGASQGIGAALVQGFRDRNYRVVATARSVKPSGDDDVLAIAGDIADRSTAERVVSQAIARFGRVDTLVNNAGIFVAKPFTQYTAEDYAAVMGTNVAGFFNITQLAIAEMEKQGSGHVVQITTTLVDQANSNVPSVLASLSKGGLNAATKSLAIEYARRGIRVNAVSPGIIKSPMHPVATHAQLDALHPVGHMGEMSDIVDAVLYLERASFVTGEILHVDGGQSAGH is encoded by the coding sequence ATGGGTATCGAGCAGAAGGTCGCCATCATCACCGGTGCATCGCAGGGTATCGGCGCCGCCCTGGTCCAGGGTTTTCGCGATCGCAACTATCGCGTCGTCGCAACGGCGCGCTCCGTCAAGCCGTCGGGCGACGACGACGTCCTCGCCATTGCCGGCGACATCGCCGACCGGTCCACCGCCGAGCGCGTGGTGTCGCAAGCGATCGCCCGCTTCGGCCGGGTCGACACACTGGTCAACAATGCCGGCATCTTCGTCGCGAAGCCCTTCACGCAGTACACGGCCGAAGACTATGCCGCAGTGATGGGCACCAACGTCGCGGGCTTCTTCAACATCACGCAGCTCGCCATCGCCGAAATGGAGAAGCAGGGGTCTGGCCACGTCGTCCAGATCACGACCACGCTGGTCGATCAGGCCAATTCGAACGTGCCCTCGGTGCTGGCGTCGCTGAGCAAGGGTGGGCTGAACGCCGCGACCAAGTCGCTCGCGATCGAATATGCCAGGCGCGGCATCCGCGTGAACGCGGTGTCGCCCGGCATCATCAAGTCGCCGATGCACCCGGTCGCGACGCACGCCCAGCTCGACGCGCTGCACCCGGTCGGCCACATGGGCGAGATGTCCGACATCGTCGATGCCGTGCTCTATCTCGAACGTGCCTCCTTCGTCACCGGCGAGATCCTGCATGTCGACGGCGGCCAGAGCGCCGGCCACTGA
- a CDS encoding 4-oxalocrotonate tautomerase family protein, giving the protein MPIVTIQVTREGTTPGSASLTAEEKAALIKGSSELLRDVLGKPLESTFVVIEEVDTDNWGWGGLPVQEFRRRRAAQTG; this is encoded by the coding sequence ATGCCCATCGTCACCATTCAAGTGACCCGCGAGGGAACGACGCCGGGTTCGGCGTCGCTCACGGCGGAGGAGAAGGCCGCACTGATCAAGGGCTCGAGCGAGCTGCTGCGCGACGTGCTCGGCAAGCCGCTCGAATCGACCTTCGTCGTGATCGAGGAGGTCGACACCGACAATTGGGGCTGGGGCGGCCTGCCCGTGCAGGAATTCCGCCGCCGCCGCGCCGCCCAGACAGGATGA
- a CDS encoding ParA family protein → MHVLALVTQKGGSGKSTLSVGLAVAAMQRAERVALIEADAQGTISKWKERRDHPYPRVERVTDPAEIEPLIARLKAEGVWLAIIDTAATTNSLAMRVIACADLCLIPARPSPADIEAAIPTLIAIRRLNRRFAFILNQTPTRGCRLSEAATSLSSLGVLALPFIAQRNDHQDALGAGLGVTEFAPAGKASDEIVSLWGWIAAHLAEESDDYGKGALKAAC, encoded by the coding sequence ATGCACGTCCTTGCCCTGGTCACGCAAAAAGGCGGAAGCGGCAAGAGTACGCTGTCCGTTGGACTGGCGGTGGCAGCAATGCAGCGCGCTGAGCGCGTCGCTCTCATTGAGGCGGACGCGCAAGGTACGATCTCGAAATGGAAAGAGCGCCGCGATCATCCCTATCCCCGCGTCGAGCGCGTTACCGATCCTGCCGAGATCGAACCGTTGATCGCGCGCCTGAAGGCCGAAGGCGTCTGGCTTGCCATCATCGACACGGCTGCCACGACCAACAGCCTGGCGATGCGCGTCATCGCCTGCGCCGATCTCTGTCTCATCCCGGCGCGCCCGAGCCCGGCCGATATCGAAGCCGCAATTCCTACACTGATCGCCATTCGCAGGCTCAACCGCCGATTTGCCTTCATCCTCAATCAGACGCCGACGCGGGGGTGCCGGCTGAGCGAAGCTGCCACATCGCTAAGCTCGCTCGGCGTGCTTGCGCTCCCGTTTATTGCGCAGCGTAACGATCACCAGGATGCGCTCGGAGCAGGGTTGGGCGTGACGGAGTTCGCACCGGCGGGCAAAGCTTCGGACGAAATTGTAAGTTTGTGGGGTTGGATCGCGGCGCACTTGGCCGAGGAGTCGGACGATTATGGGAAAGGCGCGCTCAAAGCTGCCTGCTGA